From the Fervidobacterium thailandense genome, one window contains:
- a CDS encoding ABC transporter permease, translating into MTNPVLIIVFAGVLPALGVVYAIYKGKAPQNYIFLAISLALYYGALTNFRYLYLFSPRFNYILAPIIYFYGFNLSGLSKFIRNRLAQIVLLLVIYVTVVFFIFLAMPGDYTTKFLQDPKIRQNPEVYERMKQLFGVDDPWYVKYYKHMKNFFNLELGISFSEYPKRVEEIIAERLPRTLFLFLASSVLSFLLGFDLGKRIAWKRGGLTDKMATFVGIVFWTIFTPFYMLILIWLFAVTLRLFPLSGFITPAKWFDAPFSAQAVFIRLLLTELFMLIMWIIGIVVAGRLKTIRAKRTAIWGFVIGGVVVAFIYWATNGMGTYALDIIHHLALPVIALVTLHFAGDMLVMRDTMLEVIKEDYITTARAKGLPDKVIRDKHAARTALLPLMTSFVIGLASTVSGGVITETMFSWKGMGLTLLEATTAQDTPLAIGCLVFTGVLVLLAHLVADILYAFLDPRIRY; encoded by the coding sequence ATGACAAATCCGGTCTTAATCATCGTGTTTGCAGGCGTTTTGCCAGCACTCGGTGTGGTTTACGCGATTTATAAAGGTAAGGCTCCACAAAATTACATATTTTTGGCCATCTCACTTGCGCTCTATTACGGAGCGCTCACAAATTTTAGATACCTTTACCTTTTTAGTCCGCGGTTTAACTACATTCTCGCACCTATTATCTATTTCTACGGCTTCAACCTCTCAGGGCTTTCAAAATTTATCCGAAACAGGCTCGCACAAATTGTTTTGCTACTCGTTATATACGTTACCGTTGTCTTCTTCATCTTCCTTGCGATGCCCGGAGATTACACCACGAAATTCCTCCAGGATCCAAAGATTAGGCAAAATCCCGAAGTTTACGAGCGGATGAAACAACTCTTCGGAGTTGACGACCCGTGGTACGTTAAGTATTACAAACACATGAAAAACTTCTTCAATCTTGAGCTTGGCATCTCTTTCAGCGAATATCCAAAGCGTGTTGAGGAAATCATCGCCGAGAGATTGCCGCGAACTTTGTTCCTTTTCCTTGCAAGTTCTGTCTTGTCCTTCCTTTTGGGATTCGACCTTGGAAAAAGAATTGCCTGGAAGCGTGGTGGGCTGACGGATAAAATGGCAACGTTCGTTGGTATCGTCTTCTGGACGATATTCACGCCGTTCTACATGCTCATACTCATTTGGTTGTTTGCCGTTACGTTGAGACTCTTCCCGCTTTCAGGTTTCATTACACCGGCAAAATGGTTTGATGCACCGTTCAGTGCGCAGGCGGTGTTCATCAGATTGCTCCTCACGGAATTGTTCATGCTCATTATGTGGATCATCGGCATTGTGGTTGCCGGTAGGTTGAAGACGATAAGGGCCAAGAGAACCGCGATTTGGGGATTTGTCATTGGTGGAGTGGTTGTTGCGTTCATTTATTGGGCAACGAATGGTATGGGAACATACGCACTCGATATAATTCATCATTTGGCGTTACCTGTTATAGCGCTCGTGACATTACACTTTGCAGGAGATATGCTCGTTATGAGGGACACAATGCTCGAGGTCATAAAAGAAGACTACATCACGACGGCACGTGCGAAAGGGCTTCCAGATAAGGTAATTAGAGATAAGCACGCGGCAAGAACGGCTCTTTTACCCCTCATGACGAGCTTTGTCATAGGGCTTGCTTCCACGGTTAGTGGTGGAGTCATCACCGAGACGATGTTCTCCTGGAAGGGCATGGGATTGACACTTCTGGAAGCAACAACGGCTCAGGATACACCTCTTGCAATAGGTTGTCTCGTCTTCACCGGTGTACTCGTTCTTCTCGCGCACCTTGTGGCCGACATACTTTACGCGTTCTTAGATCCTCGAATAAGATACTGA